The following proteins come from a genomic window of Sorghum bicolor cultivar BTx623 chromosome 3, Sorghum_bicolor_NCBIv3, whole genome shotgun sequence:
- the LOC8058207 gene encoding protein RADIALIS-like 3: MATMSLSSTRAQWTAKQNKLFEQALAVYDRDTPDRWHNIARAVGGGKSADEVRRYYELLVKDVEHIEAGKVPFPAYRCPAGYDADRLKHLKI; encoded by the exons ATGGCAACGATGTCGCTGAGCTCGACGAGGGCGCAGTGGACGGCGAAGCAGAACAAGCTGTTCGAGCAGGCGCTGGCGGTGTACGACAGGGACACGCCGGACCGGTGGCACAACATCGCGCGCGCCGTCGGGGGCGGCAAGTCGGCGGACGAGGTCAGGCGCTACTACGAGCTGCTGGTGAAGGACGTGGAGCACATCGAGGCCGGCAAGGTGCCCTTCCCGGCCTACAGGTGCCCCGCCGGCTACGACGCCGACAG GCTGAAGCACCTGAAGATCTAG
- the LOC8058208 gene encoding protein RAE1, whose protein sequence is MATFGTAGASAANQNPNKSVEVTPAPGDSVSSLSFSPKANHLVSTSWDNQVLCWEVMAGGACQAKASISHDQPVLCSAWKDDGMTVFSGGCDKQVKMWPLLSGGQPTVFSGHEAPIKELAWVPQMNLLVSGSWDKTLRYWDIRQPQPVHVQQLPDRCYALSLSYPLMVVGTADRNVVVFNLQNPQAEFKRITSPLKLQTRCLAAFPDQQGFLIGSIEGRVGVHHVDDSQQGKNFTFKCHRDGNDIYSVNSLNFHPVHGTFATTGSDGGFNFWDKDSKQRLKAFNKCPAPITCSTFNHDGSIFAYAVCYDWSKGAEKHNPSAAKTNIFLHSVQESDVKGKPRGKK, encoded by the exons ATGGCGACCTTCGGTACCGCCGGCGCCAGCGCCGCCAACCAGAACCCCAACAAATCCGTCGAG GTGACTCCGGCGCCCGGGGACTCGGTGTCCAGCCTCAGCTTCAGCCCCAAGGCGAACCACCTCGTTTCAACCTCATGGGACAACCAG GTTCTGTGCTGGGAGGTCATGGCTGGTGGGGCATGCCAAGCGAAGGCCTCCATTTCGCACGATCAACCG GTGCTGTGCTCGGCTTGGAAGGATGATGGGATGACTGTTTTCTCAGGAGGCTGTGATAAGCAGGTTAAAATGTGGCCTCTGCTCTCAGGTGGCCAGCCCACGGTTTTCTCAGGGCATGAGGCACCTATTAAAGAGCTCGCTTGGGTGCCACAGATGAATCTTCTTGTCAGTGGGAGCTGGGACAAGACTTTGAG GTACTGGGACATTAGGCAACCCCAACCAGTGCATGTTCAGCAACTTCCTGACCGCTGCTATGCTCTATCGCTTTCTTATCCTCTCATGGTGGTTGGCACTGCTGATCGCAACGTAGTAGTCTTCAATCTGCAGAATCCACAG GCTGAATTCAAGAGGATTACATCACCTTTGAAGCTCCAGACAAGGTGTCTTGCTGCATTTCCTGATCAACAAGGTTTTTTG ATTGGGTCGATAGAAGGACGAGTTGGTGTTCATCACGTGGATGACTCTCAGCAAGGAAAAAACTTCACATTCAAGTGTCACCGTGATGGCAATGATATATACTCTGTTAACTCATTGAACTTCCATCCT GTGCATGGTACATTCGCTACTACAGGCTCTGATGGAGGTTTCAACTTTTGGGACAAGGACAGTAAGCAAAGGCTGAAG GCTTTTAATAAGTGTCCAGCACCCATCACATGCAGTACATTCAATCATGATGGCTCTATATTTGCTTATGCG GTATGCTATGATTGGAGCAAGGGTGCTGAGAAGCATAATCCTTCTGCTGCAAAGACAAATATCTTTCTACATAGTGTAcag GAATCTGATGTGAAAGGAAAGCCTCGTGGAAAGAAGTAG
- the LOC110433841 gene encoding uncharacterized protein LOC110433841: MQQLHVIEQRDMSIDDYYSAFDRLMGSLISMVPQCTAGQTCTTLSFIEQFLTYRFVMGLRAEFDSIRTRLLHTSSTLTMAQALSELLAEETRLQSLSSSVSQPHSVLVTSRRKTSTTREPCQHCGKNTHSSDACFAKYPEKLAEFRARRAARGRGTSSTPRGSGGSGSVGSVSVAATSSTTAPSSSWVLDSGPSQRTSDWDWPSP; the protein is encoded by the exons ATGCAGCAACTTCATGTCATTGAACAGAGGGACATGTCTATTGATGACTATTATTCTGCCTTTGATCGGTTGATGGGTTCTTTGATCTCCATGGTACCTCAATGTACAGCTGGTCAGACTTGTACAACACTTTCTTTTATTGAGCAGTTTCTCACTTACAGATTTGTCATGGGACTTAGGGCAGAGTTCGATTCTATCCGTACAAGGCTGCTTCATACTTCTTCTACTCTGACTATGGCACAAGCATTGTCAGAATTACTTGCTGAAGAGACACGTCTACAGTCCCTGTCCTCTTCTGTGTCTCAGCCTCACAGTGTCTTGGTCACTTCTCGTAGGAAGACCAGTACCACCAGAGAACCCTGTCAGCATTGTGGCAAGAACACTCATAGTTCAGATGCTTGTTTTGCTAAGTATCCAGAGAAATTGGCTGAATTTCGTGCCCGCCGTGCTGCTCGTGGTCGTGGTACCTCTTCCACTCCTCGAGGTTCAGGAGGTTCAGGATCTGTTGGATCAGTTTCTGTTGCTGCTACATCATCTACTACAGCTCCTTCGTCGTCTTGGGTGCTTGATTCAG GACCGTCGCAGCGGACAAGTGATTGGGACTGGCCATCGCCGTAA
- the LOC110433840 gene encoding loricrin-like — translation MAKVSNSAVVLLMLLIAAWRTTPVMSHAKPTKPADEPGLDYGPSTGRRVKPENKASTTPENKPSAPTKPDPEFVKAAGEATLLLKAKQEMSKRMVKHIEGIVANVKFAFHLKVMLLIKSAEFMMTMAGQVAEQMTLVCKHHPTVAAEDTIKALRLQQDVLKKTTERCKAAATDAAMAQKAKIEMLNGVAKDLCAVAGDIAISMSSLAEGAAGISGRVVVGVDIKVRADVEAKALAKVEAEAVADAQAMDKAEDEVVAAAAAKTKGGAGGYVGGKTSGGAKAGGSGKVDAGVGGDASVSGGVSGGAKIGGDASAGADASAGAGAGGNAKAKTVAKGKAAGSAKASASGGAKISGGIHFSAGARIGGGVKGKAGGSGKAKATAGGSTSKSAAAVGGETAGNVDASGKAEAGAKAGGDATVGGGVSGGAKVSGGAAEKAYTGADAGGGVSGGGSGGAKADIGGTVGGGVSGGAKIGGGVKGDAGGSAGTSADASVSGGGSGGADATVSGGVAGGAKVSGGVKGDAGGSGEAYTGTDADASVSGGGSGGADAAVSGGVSGGAKVSGGVKGDAGGSGKAYTGTDGDASVSGGGSGGADAAVSGGVSGGAKVSGGVKGDAGGSDKAYTGTDGDASVSGGGSGGAKADIGGTVGGGVSGGAKIGGGVKGDAGGSGDAAASTSAEAKAGGSKSSGGGSDFGYGASSKEL, via the exons ATGGCGAAGGTTTCTAATAGTGCCGTGGTTCTCCTAATGCTGCTCATCGCAGCATGGAGGACGACGCCGGTGATGTCCCATGCCAAGCCGACCAAGCCAGCCGATGAGCCGGGGCTAGACTACGGACCCAGCACCGGACGCCG GGTGAAGCCTGAGAACAAGGCAAGCACGACGCCTGAGAACAAGCCAAGCGCGCCAACAAAGCCAGATCCGGAATTTGTCAAGGCGGCAGGTGAGGCTACACTTTTGCTCAAGGCCAAGCAAGAAATGTCGAAGCGCATGGTGAAGCACATCGAGGGCATCGTCGCAAACGTGAAATTCGCGTTCCATCTGAAAGTGATGCTGCTGATCAAGTCGGCGGAGTTCATGATGACCATGGCCGGGCAGGTCGCGGAGCAGATGACACTAGTTTGCAAGCATCACCCTACTGTTGCCGCCGAAGACACCATTAAAGCGCTCAGGCTTCAGCAGGACGTTCTTAAAAAGACCACGGAACGTTGCAAGGCTGCGGCCACCGATGCTGCAATGGCACAGAAGGCCAAGATTGAGATGCTCAACGGCGTGGCGAAGGACCTCTGCGCCGTTGCAGGAGACATAGCCATCAGCATGTCATCGCTAGCTGAGGGTGCAGCAG GAATTTCTGGTCGGGTAGTAGTTGGTGTCGACATcaaagttcgtgctgatgttgAGGCTAAAGCTCTGGCTAAAGTAGAAGCTGAAGCCGTTGCCGATGCTCAAGCTATGGACAAAGCTGAAGATGAAGTCGTTGCTGCGGCTGCAGCAAAAACTAAAGGCGGTGCGGGAGGATATGTAGGTGGCAAAACTTCTGGTGGTGCTAAGGCAGGGGGCAGCGgcaaagtagatgctggagttGGTGGCGATGCGAGCGTTTCTGGTGGTGTTTCTGGAGGTGCAAAAATCGGCGGTGATGCCAGTGCTGGAGCTGATGCCAGTGCCGGAGCTGGAGCTGGTGGCAATGCCAAAGCCAAAACTGTTGCTAAGGGTAAAGCAGCTGGAAGTGCAAAGGCTAGTGCTTCAGGGGGTGCTAAAATTAGTGGTGGCATCCACTTCTCCGCAGGTGCTAGAATTGGTGGTGGCGTTAAAGGAAAAGCTGGTGGAAGCGGCAAAGCTAAAGCTACCGCTGGTGGCAGTACCTCAAAGAGTGCTGCTGCAGTAGGTGGAGAAACTGCAGGAAATGTTGATGCGAGTGGCAAAGCTGAAGCTGGTGCCAAGGCTGGTGGTGATGCTACTGTCGGTGGTGGTGTCTCTGGAGGCGCCAAAGTTAGCGGTGGCGCTGCAGAAAAGGCATATACTGGAGCTGACGCCGGTGGAGGTGTTTCAGGTGGAGGATCTGGTGGTGCCAAAGCTGATATTGGTGGTACCGTGGGTGGTGGTGTCTCTGGAGGTGCCAAAATTGGTGGTGGCGTCAAGGGAGATGCAGGAGGCAGTGCTGGAACTAGTGCCGATGCAAGTGTTTCCGGTGGAGGATCTGGCGGCGCCGATGCTACCGTGAGTGGTGGTGTCGCCGGAGGTGCCAAAGTTAGCGGTGGCGTCAAAGGAGATGCAGGAGGGAGTGGCGAGGCCTATACCGGAACTGATGCCGATGCAAGTGTTTCCGGTGGAGGATCCGGTGGCGCCGATGCTGCCGTGAGTGGTGGTGTCTCCGGAGGTGCCAAAGTTAGCGGTGGCGTCAAAGGAGATGCAGGAGGGAGTGGCAAGGCCTATACCGGAACTGATGGCGATGCAAGTGTTTCCGGTGGAGGATCTGGTGGCGCCGATGCTGCCGTGAGTGGTGGTGTCTCCGGAGGTGCCAAAGTTAGCGGTGGCGTCAAAGGAGATGCTGGAGGGAGTGACAAGGCCTATACTGGAACTGATGGGGATGCAAGTGTTTCCGGTGGAGGGTCTGGTGGCGCCAAAGCTGATATTGGTGGTACCGTGGGTGGTGGTGTCTCCGGAGGCGCCAAAATTGGTGGTGGCGTCAAAGGAGATGCAGGAGGAAGTGGTGATGCCGCTGCAAGTACTTCTGCAGAAGCTAAGGCTGGAGGGAGCAAATCATCTGGGGGTGGGTCGGATTTTGGCTATGGTGCATCGAGCAAGGAATTATAG
- the LOC8058209 gene encoding uncharacterized protein LOC8058209, which translates to MSTENYDPCYPDQPVVDQYLPVWARQPAFGPKPAFIWADDDDRRAGGGGTPSYTALTYSELNAAVQRMALGLLETVRRGDTVLLLGSPGLRLVKLIFACQRAGLVAVPIVPPDPSKLGTTAHGHLLRAVSQTRPAAAVADAGYIAKVMESSPVAALKRLRWVSVAHLERESESRGSSGDDVAADDEPPGRTRTRTAAYRGCAPGETYLIQYTSGATGAPRPVVVTAGAAAHNVRAARKAYALHPASVIASWVPQYHDCGLMFLLLTVVAGATCVLASPAAFLRRPRLWLELVAEFQATCTPVPSFALPLVLKRGRGVGSEHGTRPLELGSLRNLILVNEPIYKSSVDEFVEEFGRAGLDASSISPSYGLAENCTFVSTAWRGTEPKLCGGGRLSLPSYKKLLPSARLSSSSSEETEIDIVIVDGHTGEPVEDGVEGEIWVSSPSNASGYLGHPSSSASRDVFRARLPGRAAGKSFVRTGDCGVVRGTERYLYVLGRTADAIAVDGQRRRVHAHYVETAAFGSSPGSLRGGCIAAFAVTPSPSSSVVVVVVAELQKGRRGGGNVHLRSICDGIRRAVWKEEGVKVGCVVLAESGGVPKTTSGKLRRGSARDMLAGKLSMIPKVFEVLYYDEYANNGRATWVRRGGDDKETEVGGTSTTSWVPEEAAGGDTAGMVIMARSGDASHRLRLQSSL; encoded by the coding sequence ATGTCCACGGAGAACTACGACCCCTGCTACCCCGACCAGCCGGTGGTCGACCAGTACCTCCCGGTATGGGCCAGGCAGCCGGCGTTCGGCCCCAAGCCCGCCTTCATCTGGGCCGACGACGATGACCGGCGTGCCGGCGGTGGTGGCACGCCGTCGTACACCGCGCTGACATACTCCGAGCTGAACGCCGCCGTGCAACGCATGGCTCTCGGCCTCCTCGAGACCGTACGCAGGGGCGACACCGTCCTCCTGCTCGGGTCGCCGGGCCTCCGCCTCGTCAAGCTCATCTTCGCGTGCCAGCGCGCCGGCCTCGTCGCCGTGCCCATCGTGCCGCCCGACCCGTCCAAGCTCGGCACGACCGCACACGGCCATCTTCTGCGCGCCGTGTCGCAgacgaggccggccgcggctgtCGCCGACGCGGGGTACATTGCCAAGGTCATGGAGTCGTCGCCGGTCGCCGCGCTGAAGCGTCTGCGGTGGGTGTCGGTCGCCCACTTGGAGAGGGAGAGCGAGAGCCGTGGTTCTTCGGGTGATGACGTGGCCGCCGACGATGAGCCGCCGGGACGGACACGGACACGGACGGCGGCGTATAGGGGCTGCGCGCCCGGCGAGACGTACCTGATCCAGTACACGTCGGGCGCGACCGGCGCCCCGAGGCCCGTCGTGGTCACCGCGGGCGCCGCGGCGCACAACGTGCGCGCGGCCAGGAAGGCGTACGCGCTCCACCCGGCCAGCGTCATCGCGTCGTGGGTGCCGCAGTACCACGACTGCGGCCTCATGTTCCTCCTCCTCACCGTCGTCGCCGGCGCCACCTGCGTGCTCGCCTCGCCCGCGGCCTTCCTCAGGCGCCCGCGCCTCTGGCTCGAGCTCGTCGCCGAGTTTCAGGCCACGTGCACCCCCGTCCCGTCCTTCGCGCTGCCGCTGGTGCTCAAGCGCGGGCGCGGGGTCGGCTCCGAGCACGGCACGCGGCCACTCGAGCTCGGGAGCCTACGGAACCTTATCCTCGTAAACGAACCCATCTACAAGTCATCGGTTGACGAGTTCGTGGAAGAGTTTGGCCGCGCCGGCCTGGACGCGTCGTCCATCTCGCCGTCGTACGGACTGGCCGAGAACTGCACGTTCGTGTCCACCGCATGGCGCGGAACGGAGCCGAAACTTTGCGGCGGTGGACGGCTGAGCCTCCCGTCGTACAAGAAGCTACTGCCATCCGCGAGGCTTTCTTCCAGTTCCAGCGAGGAGACGGAGATTGACATCGTCATTGTCGATGGACACACCGGAGAGCCTGTGGAGGACGGCGTCGAGGGGGAGATATGGGTTTCCTCGCCGAGCAACGCGTCGGGCTACCTTGGGCACCCGTCGTCGTCGGCGAGCCGCGACGTGTTCCGCGCGAGGTTGCCAGGGAGAGCCGCCGGCAAGAGCTTCGTGCGCACGGGCGACTGCGGCGTGGTGCGCGGAACGGAGCGGTATCTGTACGTACTGGGCCGGACCGCGGACGCCATTGCCGTCGACGGGCAACGGCGGCGCGTGCACGCGCACTACGTTGAGACGGCGGCTTTCGGCAGCTCGCCGGGTTCGCTGCGAGGTGGCTGCATCGCCGCCTTTGCCGTGACGCCGTCGCCTTCCTCGTCCGTGGTGGTGGTCGTCGTGGCAGAGCTGCAAAAGGGGAGACGCGGCGGCGGCAACGTGCATCTTCGTAGCATCTGCGACGGCATCAGACGAGCCGTGTGGAAAGAAGAAGGTGTGAAGGTCGGGTGCGTCGTGCTGGCCGAGAGCGGTGGCGTGCCCAAGACTACGTCAGGGAAGCTCCGACGAGGCTCCGCGAGGGATATGCTCGCCGGCAAACTGTCGATGATCCCCAAGGTTTTCGAGGTGCTCTACTATGACGAATATGCCAACAATGGCCGCGCCACGTGGGTACGGCGGGGCGGCGACGACAAGGAGACGGAGGTGGGTGGAACGAGCACCACTAGTTGGGTGCCGGAAGAGGCCGCCGGAGGGGACACCGCAGGCATGGTCATCATGGCCAGATCAGGGGATGCAAGTCACCGCCTGCGTCTGCAATCATCTCTCTGA